In Bryobacteraceae bacterium, the following proteins share a genomic window:
- a CDS encoding SDR family oxidoreductase codes for MSAAAPAAWATRSIEEIAVGETATLVRTITPAQIEAFAELSGDRNPLHVDVDYARRTTFQRPVAHGMLLGSFVSTLIGMHLPGPGALWNQQSFKWLQPVFAGDTVTVEGRVTQVSKGAAMLTVAVTAVNQNGKKVMEGEGTVMLLSPREEEKAGKTLAERVVLVSGASRGIGRATALEFARAGARVGVNYLRREDAAEELCREIAAGGGRAFAVQADVAIEGDVKRAVERVSESFGQPVDVLVNNACLAPEPKGFLDTEWDDFARMLDVQLRGAYACSRAVLPAMVAQGSGAIVNIGSSLVKSAPPPQWSAWVAAKSALLGLTRALAVEFGPKGVRVNMVSPGTTETDAIAAVPERLRKVQAMQTPLRRLGDAADVARTVVFLCSEGGRYITGADVPVSGGSAI; via the coding sequence TTGAGCGCTGCGGCTCCAGCGGCGTGGGCGACGCGGTCGATTGAAGAGATCGCCGTCGGCGAGACGGCGACGCTTGTCCGGACGATCACGCCGGCGCAGATCGAGGCGTTCGCGGAGTTGTCGGGGGACCGCAATCCGCTGCACGTCGATGTCGATTACGCGCGGCGTACGACGTTCCAGAGGCCGGTGGCGCATGGGATGCTGCTCGGGTCGTTCGTTTCGACGCTGATCGGGATGCACTTGCCTGGTCCCGGCGCGCTGTGGAACCAGCAGAGCTTCAAGTGGCTCCAGCCGGTGTTCGCCGGGGATACGGTGACCGTGGAAGGCCGCGTGACGCAAGTGAGCAAGGGCGCGGCGATGCTCACGGTGGCGGTGACGGCGGTGAATCAGAACGGAAAGAAAGTCATGGAAGGCGAAGGGACGGTGATGCTGTTGAGTCCGCGGGAAGAAGAAAAAGCGGGAAAGACGCTTGCCGAACGCGTGGTGCTGGTGAGCGGGGCTTCGCGGGGCATCGGCCGGGCGACGGCGCTCGAGTTCGCGCGCGCCGGAGCGAGGGTCGGCGTGAACTACCTGCGCCGGGAAGACGCCGCCGAGGAACTGTGCCGCGAGATCGCCGCCGGCGGCGGGCGCGCCTTTGCCGTGCAGGCCGATGTCGCGATCGAGGGCGACGTGAAACGGGCCGTCGAACGAGTGAGCGAAAGCTTCGGCCAGCCGGTGGATGTGCTTGTGAACAATGCGTGTCTGGCGCCGGAGCCGAAGGGGTTTCTCGATACGGAGTGGGACGATTTCGCGCGCATGCTCGATGTCCAGTTGCGCGGCGCGTATGCGTGCTCAAGGGCGGTGCTGCCGGCGATGGTGGCGCAGGGGTCGGGCGCGATCGTGAATATCGGGAGTTCGCTGGTGAAGTCGGCGCCGCCGCCGCAATGGTCGGCATGGGTGGCGGCGAAGAGCGCGCTGCTCGGGTTGACGCGGGCGCTGGCGGTGGAGTTCGGTCCGAAGGGCGTGCGGGTGAACATGGTTTCGCCGGGGACGACGGAAACCGACGCGATCGCGGCGGTGCCGGAGCGGCTTCGGAAAGTACAGGCGATGCAGACGCCGCTGCGGCGGCTGGGCGATGCGGCCGATGTCGCTCGGACGGTGGTATTTCTGTGCTCGGAAGGCGGGCGGTACATCACCGGGGCGGACGTGCCGGTGAGCGGAGGTTCCGCGATATGA
- a CDS encoding N-acetylneuraminate synthase family protein — translation MPTPSKIEFREGRSLIVAEIAQAHDGSLGTAHAYIDAVAAAGADAIKFQTHIAAAESTPDEPWRVKFSRVDETRYEYWKRMEFKPEEWMGLAEHCRDKGLLFLSSPFSIEAAELLLSCGVTGWKIASGEVSNTPMLRFMTRAGLPFLISSGMSPWAELDRAVDAVRPAGTQICLFQCTTAYPCPPERIGLNLIGEMRRRYPDCFVGLSDHSGTIYPGLAAAALGSAALEIHVTFSRECFGPDVPASVTLGELKQLVDGIRFIEKMTANPLEKDAMARDMEGHRRLFTKSVAVRVDLQAGDVLAWEHLTVKKPGTGIPAERLESLVGKRLARGVEAGRFLSMEDIAVEVAV, via the coding sequence TTGCCGACACCGTCTAAGATCGAGTTCCGCGAAGGACGCTCGCTGATCGTCGCCGAGATCGCCCAGGCGCACGACGGTTCGCTCGGAACCGCGCACGCCTATATCGACGCGGTGGCGGCGGCCGGCGCCGACGCGATCAAGTTCCAGACGCACATCGCGGCCGCCGAGAGCACGCCCGATGAGCCGTGGCGGGTGAAGTTCTCGCGCGTCGATGAGACTCGCTACGAGTACTGGAAGCGGATGGAATTCAAGCCCGAAGAGTGGATGGGCCTTGCTGAACATTGCCGCGACAAGGGACTGCTTTTCCTGAGTTCGCCGTTCTCGATCGAAGCGGCCGAACTGCTGCTTTCGTGCGGCGTCACCGGATGGAAGATCGCCTCGGGCGAGGTTTCGAATACGCCGATGCTGCGGTTCATGACGCGCGCAGGGCTTCCATTCCTCATTTCGAGCGGCATGAGCCCCTGGGCCGAGTTGGATCGCGCCGTGGACGCGGTGCGGCCGGCCGGAACGCAGATCTGCCTGTTTCAGTGCACCACCGCCTATCCGTGCCCGCCCGAGAGGATCGGGCTGAACCTGATCGGCGAGATGCGGCGGCGCTATCCGGACTGCTTCGTTGGGCTTTCCGACCATTCCGGGACGATCTATCCGGGGCTGGCCGCCGCGGCGTTGGGTTCAGCGGCGCTCGAGATTCATGTGACGTTCAGCCGCGAGTGTTTCGGTCCGGACGTGCCGGCGTCGGTGACGCTCGGGGAACTGAAACAGCTCGTCGACGGGATCCGGTTCATCGAGAAGATGACTGCGAATCCGCTCGAGAAGGACGCCATGGCCAGGGATATGGAGGGCCACCGGCGGCTGTTCACCAAGAGCGTTGCGGTCCGCGTGGATTTGCAGGCCGGGGACGTGCTTGCCTGGGAGCACCTGACGGTGAAGAAGCCCGGTACGGGCATTCCGGCCGAACGATTGGAATCGCTGGTCGGTAAGCGCTTGGCGCGCGGCGTCGAGGCGGGACGGTTTCTCAGCATGGAAGATATCGCCGTGGAGGTTGCTGTTTGA
- a CDS encoding ABC transporter permease has translation MQTGSTITEQDELAPAAAAENAGALDEALPILRIEPSKGWVSLQLTNLWEYRELLYFMIWRDVKVRYKQTALGAAWAVLQPFFTMLVFSVFMGKLAKVPSDNLPYPVFAFAALVPWTFFAQGLAQSSDSLVGSANLIRKVYFPRLVIPISSVMGGFVDFSISFCVLLCLMGYYGIMPTSNIFWLPALLLLALATSLGVGLWLSALNVKFRDVKYTVPFLVQFWLFSTPIAYPSSLLPEPWRTLYGINPMAGVVEGFRWALLGTDTQPGPMVLVSAAVAAILLVSGAFYFRRMEKTFADTV, from the coding sequence ATGCAGACAGGATCGACAATTACTGAGCAAGACGAATTGGCCCCGGCGGCGGCGGCCGAGAACGCCGGCGCACTCGACGAGGCGTTACCCATACTTCGGATTGAACCGAGCAAGGGGTGGGTCTCGCTGCAGCTGACCAACCTTTGGGAGTACCGCGAGCTGCTGTACTTCATGATCTGGCGCGATGTGAAGGTGCGCTACAAGCAGACCGCGCTCGGCGCCGCCTGGGCCGTCCTGCAGCCGTTCTTCACCATGCTCGTGTTCAGCGTCTTCATGGGCAAGCTGGCCAAGGTGCCTTCCGACAACCTGCCGTATCCGGTGTTCGCCTTCGCGGCGCTGGTTCCCTGGACGTTCTTCGCCCAGGGTCTGGCGCAGAGTTCGGATTCGCTCGTTGGCAGCGCGAACCTGATTCGCAAGGTTTATTTCCCGCGGCTGGTGATTCCCATTTCTTCAGTGATGGGCGGTTTCGTCGACTTCTCGATTTCTTTCTGCGTGCTGCTGTGCCTGATGGGCTACTACGGCATCATGCCCACGTCGAACATCTTCTGGCTGCCCGCGCTGCTGCTGCTCGCGCTCGCCACTTCGCTCGGCGTCGGGTTGTGGCTCAGCGCGCTCAACGTGAAGTTCCGCGACGTGAAGTACACGGTTCCGTTCCTCGTGCAGTTCTGGCTCTTCTCGACGCCGATCGCCTACCCCAGCAGCCTGCTGCCCGAGCCGTGGCGGACGCTTTATGGGATCAACCCGATGGCCGGCGTGGTCGAGGGTTTCCGCTGGGCGCTGCTCGGCACCGATACGCAGCCGGGCCCGATGGTGCTGGTTTCGGCGGCGGTGGCGGCGATCCTGCTCGTGAGCGGAGCGTTCTACTTCCGCCGCATGGAGAAGACTTTTGCCGACACCGTCTAA
- a CDS encoding nucleoside-diphosphate sugar epimerase/dehydratase translates to MKKKAAEAMRWARYNRQIAIFCFVASMMALSLFLAFLVRFDFALPPEEIDHLKQAVWIALIAKMTAFYVCGRGSATWRYSGIFDAHRILLGQVVGSALFVVGTYLWIGPAFPRSVYAIDFLIALLLKSGSRVAIRAYLWSLVKSVKAHGDRKSILIYGAGAAGLTLQNELRSNTALNTRVLGFLDDDPQKRGQRFNGAPVLGGGRDVPALVDRLRKRGYEVDEIVIAMPSATGENMREAVANCRAAEVNVKTIPGIGELLSGKVLTSQIRQVSVEDLLGRQPVRLEFGSIAKFVRGRSVMVTGGAGSIGSELCRQVASFKPSRLVVFERAESDLFRIHGELVHKFPDLPVVPYIGDIRVYGNVAEAIDRHGISAIFHAAAYKHVPMMEAHLGEAVKNNILGTHNLVLAASRKRVADFVMISSDKAVNPTNVMGLTKRVAEIIASSMPVHEERGTKFVSVRFGNVLGSNGSVVPVFEKQIAEGGPVTVTHPEMRRYFMTIREAVQLVLQASTMSKGAEIFVLDMGSPVKIVDLAKNMIRLSGHTELEIPIQFTGLRPGEKLFEELISEGENILPTYHEKIRIFETQRMDREFVEGWVRRAASLADAGDEVELLAHMHDLVPEYQPTGRWRQELERHGYFQAQPETRAMTAGEIPAAR, encoded by the coding sequence ATGAAGAAGAAAGCCGCCGAGGCCATGCGCTGGGCCCGCTACAACCGCCAGATCGCCATCTTCTGCTTCGTTGCGTCGATGATGGCGCTTTCGCTGTTTCTCGCGTTCCTGGTCCGCTTCGATTTCGCGCTGCCGCCGGAAGAGATCGACCATCTAAAGCAGGCCGTCTGGATCGCGCTGATCGCGAAGATGACGGCGTTCTACGTATGCGGGCGCGGCAGCGCCACGTGGCGCTACTCGGGCATCTTCGACGCGCACCGCATCCTGCTCGGCCAGGTGGTGGGCTCGGCGCTGTTCGTCGTCGGAACCTATCTTTGGATCGGGCCCGCCTTTCCGCGCTCGGTCTACGCGATCGACTTTCTGATCGCGCTGCTGCTCAAGTCCGGATCGCGCGTCGCCATCCGGGCCTACCTGTGGAGCCTCGTGAAGAGCGTGAAGGCGCACGGGGACCGGAAGTCGATTCTCATCTACGGCGCCGGCGCGGCCGGGTTGACGCTCCAGAACGAGCTTCGCTCCAACACGGCGCTGAACACCCGCGTGCTCGGTTTTCTCGATGACGATCCACAAAAGCGCGGCCAGCGCTTCAACGGCGCGCCGGTGCTCGGCGGCGGGCGCGACGTGCCGGCTCTCGTCGACCGGCTCCGCAAGCGCGGATACGAAGTCGATGAGATCGTGATCGCCATGCCCTCGGCGACCGGCGAGAACATGCGCGAGGCGGTGGCCAACTGCCGCGCCGCCGAAGTGAACGTGAAGACCATTCCCGGCATTGGCGAACTGCTCAGCGGCAAGGTTCTTACCAGTCAGATCCGCCAGGTTTCGGTGGAGGATCTGCTGGGCCGGCAGCCGGTGCGGCTGGAGTTCGGCTCGATCGCCAAATTCGTCCGCGGCCGGAGCGTCATGGTGACGGGCGGCGCGGGTTCCATCGGCAGCGAACTGTGCCGGCAGGTGGCGTCGTTCAAGCCGTCGCGGCTGGTGGTTTTCGAGCGCGCCGAGTCGGACCTGTTCCGCATCCATGGCGAGCTCGTGCACAAGTTTCCGGACCTGCCCGTGGTGCCCTATATCGGCGACATCCGCGTGTACGGCAATGTGGCCGAGGCGATTGACCGCCACGGCATCTCGGCCATCTTTCACGCCGCCGCCTACAAGCACGTCCCCATGATGGAGGCGCACCTTGGCGAGGCGGTGAAGAACAACATCCTCGGCACGCACAACCTCGTGCTCGCGGCCAGCCGCAAACGAGTCGCCGATTTCGTGATGATCTCTTCGGACAAGGCCGTGAACCCGACCAACGTGATGGGCCTCACCAAGCGCGTGGCCGAGATTATTGCCTCGTCGATGCCAGTGCACGAGGAGCGGGGGACGAAGTTCGTTTCGGTCCGTTTCGGCAACGTGCTCGGCAGCAATGGCAGCGTGGTTCCGGTGTTCGAGAAGCAGATCGCCGAAGGCGGTCCGGTGACGGTGACGCACCCTGAGATGCGCCGCTACTTCATGACGATCCGCGAGGCCGTGCAGCTTGTTCTCCAGGCCTCGACGATGAGCAAAGGCGCGGAAATCTTCGTGCTCGACATGGGGTCGCCGGTGAAGATCGTCGATTTGGCGAAGAACATGATCCGGCTCTCCGGGCACACCGAGCTGGAGATACCCATCCAATTCACCGGTCTCCGTCCGGGCGAGAAGCTGTTCGAGGAACTGATCTCGGAGGGCGAGAACATCCTGCCCACGTATCACGAGAAGATCCGGATCTTCGAAACGCAGCGGATGGACCGCGAGTTCGTGGAGGGCTGGGTCCGCCGGGCGGCGAGCCTGGCCGATGCCGGCGATGAGGTGGAACTGCTGGCGCACATGCACGACCTGGTGCCGGAGTATCAGCCTACCGGCCGGTGGCGCCAGGAGCTCGAGCGGCACGGATACTTCCAGGCGCAGCCGGAGACGCGCGCGATGACGGCGGGCGAGATACCCGCCGCCCGGTAA
- a CDS encoding DegT/DnrJ/EryC1/StrS family aminotransferase, producing MNGQNPENRKFVPFHLPAIGEEEIQEVVATLRSGWLTTGERTARFERDFTAYTGARHALAVNSCTAGLHLALAALGVGPGDEVITTPLTFCATVNTILHVGATPVLADVGADCNIDPKSIEARITPRTRAILPVHLAGIPCDMEAIGAIARRHNLFVVEDAAHAIGSFYRGRSIGAAGGGSSDAVAWSFYATKNITTGEGGMVTTNNPDLAARMKVLCLHGISKDAWNRYTEKGSWYYEVLEPGFKYNLSDLQSAIGIHQLRKVDALTAARRSRAAMYNEYFRGVDEIELPPDGAPGENSWHIYALRLHLDRLGIGRNEFMDELKKRGVGASVHFIPIPLHPFFAEWAKRPENDCPRAMKLWPRLVSLPLFPGLRDEQVDAVAAAVLEIVREHSRRALAVAAAGPAR from the coding sequence ATGAACGGCCAGAATCCGGAGAACCGGAAGTTCGTTCCGTTTCACCTCCCCGCCATCGGCGAGGAGGAAATACAGGAAGTCGTCGCCACGCTGCGCAGCGGCTGGCTCACCACCGGTGAGCGAACGGCGCGGTTCGAGCGGGACTTCACCGCCTATACCGGCGCCCGGCACGCGCTCGCGGTGAACTCGTGCACGGCCGGCTTGCACCTTGCCCTGGCGGCGCTCGGCGTGGGTCCAGGCGACGAGGTCATCACGACGCCGCTCACCTTCTGCGCGACGGTGAATACCATTCTGCACGTGGGCGCGACGCCGGTGCTCGCCGATGTCGGCGCCGATTGCAACATCGACCCGAAGTCGATTGAAGCGCGCATCACGCCACGCACGCGGGCGATCCTGCCGGTCCACCTGGCCGGCATTCCGTGCGATATGGAGGCGATCGGGGCGATCGCCCGTAGGCACAATCTCTTCGTGGTGGAAGACGCGGCGCACGCCATCGGCTCTTTCTACCGCGGACGATCGATCGGCGCGGCCGGGGGCGGCTCGAGCGACGCGGTGGCCTGGAGCTTCTACGCCACCAAGAACATCACCACCGGCGAAGGCGGGATGGTGACCACCAACAACCCGGATCTCGCCGCCCGGATGAAAGTGCTATGTCTTCACGGGATCAGCAAGGACGCCTGGAACCGCTATACGGAGAAAGGAAGCTGGTACTACGAAGTTCTCGAACCCGGCTTCAAATACAACCTGAGCGACCTGCAGAGCGCTATCGGGATTCACCAGTTGCGGAAGGTGGACGCGCTCACCGCCGCGCGGCGCTCGCGGGCGGCCATGTACAACGAGTATTTCCGGGGCGTCGACGAGATCGAGCTTCCGCCGGATGGCGCGCCCGGCGAGAACAGTTGGCACATTTACGCGCTGCGGCTACATCTCGACCGGCTCGGGATCGGGCGCAACGAGTTCATGGACGAGTTGAAGAAGCGCGGCGTGGGCGCGAGCGTTCATTTCATCCCCATTCCGCTGCATCCCTTCTTCGCGGAATGGGCGAAGCGTCCGGAGAACGACTGCCCGCGGGCGATGAAGCTGTGGCCGCGGCTGGTGTCGCTTCCGTTGTTTCCGGGCCTGCGCGACGAGCAGGTGGATGCGGTAGCCGCGGCGGTGCTCGAGATCGTTCGTGAGCACAGCCGGCGCGCGCTCGCGGTGGCCGCGGCGGGGCCCGCCCGATGA
- a CDS encoding sugar transferase, with translation MAERVAAAAALVLLAPVLAAIAVLIVIEDGFPVFFRQDRMGRGGNSFRLLKFRSMVHRSSGTQVTAKGDSRITRIGAFLRRLKLDELPQLWNVVRGDMALIGPRPEVPRYVEYGDPRWKEVLSVRPGITDLATLVYRNEEEILAGASDPDMCYRAEVLPRKLELNLEYLRERSFRRDLRLLALTVRYSFVPEGFRSEEIRERVLGS, from the coding sequence ATGGCCGAGCGCGTTGCCGCCGCCGCCGCGCTGGTGCTGCTGGCGCCGGTGCTTGCCGCGATCGCCGTGTTGATCGTCATCGAAGACGGGTTCCCCGTGTTCTTCCGCCAGGACCGCATGGGCCGCGGCGGCAACTCGTTCCGGTTGTTGAAGTTCCGATCCATGGTACACCGCAGTTCCGGTACCCAGGTTACGGCAAAAGGGGACTCGCGCATCACGCGGATTGGCGCGTTTTTGCGCAGACTGAAGTTGGATGAGCTACCGCAACTCTGGAACGTGGTTCGGGGCGATATGGCGCTCATCGGACCGCGGCCGGAAGTGCCTCGCTACGTCGAGTACGGGGACCCGCGGTGGAAAGAAGTTCTATCGGTACGGCCGGGCATCACAGACCTGGCGACGCTGGTCTACCGGAACGAGGAGGAAATCCTCGCCGGCGCCAGCGATCCGGATATGTGCTACCGCGCCGAAGTGCTGCCGCGGAAGCTCGAACTGAATCTGGAGTATTTGCGCGAGCGGAGTTTCCGCCGCGATTTGCGATTGCTGGCGCTGACGGTGCGGTATAGCTTCGTTCCGGAAGGTTTTCGGAGCGAGGAGATCCGCGAGCGCGTACTAGGATCGTAG
- a CDS encoding polysaccharide biosynthesis tyrosine autokinase, which yields MYHAPDSNSRQLTLANGAAQAPVPQRLVYLEPYEAPAAASVDSPSTTWEFIQLLRARKWTLLLFALAGIGLAGLVSLKQTPIYLARTTLELHETGQVLGTLKDMAAGEGRITPEAYLSTQVKVLQSTSLRRRVEQRLRTGATEQDSNGLLPPIPSLGSGPSVAAPAPTGDAKAGVPSATAAMASTGPTGAAPAPAHPKPWTGELPEAETEIKSFGSARILEILCESPDAHYAADFANTMAEEYIQSSMEARWGVAQRTSTWLNRQLAEMRAKLEQSEAQLQNYQRSAGLVITDEQGKDNVAEEKLRQLQAEYSRAEAERVAKQSVYEVAMSAAADTVPQVIDDGRLSGYHARIAELKRELAEKSAALTPAHPQVIRLNAQIGEMETTLRRERANIIARIKNDYDAAARREKMLEDSYRRQMQNVSDNSTKSIYYGLLKREVETNRRLYDELLQKMKELSIGQALPTSNIRVLDPADVPYAPYKPRHAQNMALGLAAGLILGCLFVFTSDHVNRSLKAPGEASYYLKVPELGVIPSSEAVAPAKLPKIDTDNGFMPLQEGVNGAWSANGAGSVELITWQDRPSVVAESYRSTLASILAARGLKDRPRVILVTSVDRGEGKSTTVSNLGIALAEINQRVLLLDADLRKPHLHKIFNLPNAWGLSNLLRERISLKDSPIEALVKPTDIENLYLLPSGPGTVSIANLLYSNRMAELIDRLRGEFDTVIIDTPPMLYLSDARVLGRLADGAILVLRAGKTTRDAAMIAKQRLNDDGIHILGTVLNGWNPKDKNRYGYYRYNYTSDNS from the coding sequence ATGTACCACGCACCGGATTCGAATTCGAGGCAACTGACGCTCGCGAACGGCGCAGCGCAGGCGCCGGTTCCGCAGCGGCTGGTCTATCTCGAGCCCTACGAGGCTCCCGCCGCCGCCTCGGTCGACTCGCCGAGCACTACCTGGGAGTTCATTCAACTGCTGCGCGCCCGCAAGTGGACGCTGCTGCTGTTCGCGCTCGCCGGGATCGGCCTGGCCGGGCTGGTGAGTCTCAAGCAGACGCCGATCTATCTGGCGCGGACAACCCTCGAGCTTCACGAGACCGGGCAGGTGCTCGGGACGCTCAAGGACATGGCCGCCGGCGAGGGCCGCATCACGCCCGAGGCGTACCTTTCCACGCAGGTGAAGGTGCTTCAGAGCACCAGCCTCCGCCGCCGCGTGGAGCAGCGCCTCCGCACCGGCGCCACCGAGCAGGACTCCAACGGCCTGCTCCCGCCGATCCCGAGTCTTGGCAGCGGACCCTCGGTGGCCGCTCCCGCGCCCACGGGCGACGCCAAGGCGGGCGTGCCGAGCGCGACCGCGGCGATGGCATCCACCGGACCCACGGGAGCCGCCCCGGCTCCGGCGCACCCCAAGCCCTGGACGGGCGAACTGCCCGAGGCCGAAACCGAAATCAAGAGCTTCGGCAGCGCGCGCATTCTCGAGATCCTCTGCGAGTCGCCGGACGCGCACTACGCCGCCGACTTCGCCAATACGATGGCCGAAGAGTACATTCAGTCCTCCATGGAAGCGCGTTGGGGCGTCGCCCAGCGGACCTCCACGTGGCTGAACCGGCAGTTGGCTGAAATGCGCGCCAAGCTCGAGCAGAGCGAGGCGCAGTTGCAGAACTACCAGCGTAGCGCCGGCCTGGTGATCACCGACGAGCAGGGCAAGGACAATGTCGCCGAGGAAAAACTGCGGCAACTGCAGGCCGAATATAGCCGCGCCGAAGCCGAGCGCGTGGCCAAGCAGTCGGTTTACGAAGTGGCGATGTCGGCCGCGGCAGACACGGTTCCGCAGGTGATCGACGATGGCCGGCTCAGCGGCTACCACGCCCGGATCGCCGAACTGAAACGCGAACTCGCCGAGAAGAGCGCCGCGCTCACTCCGGCCCACCCGCAGGTGATCCGCCTCAACGCGCAGATCGGTGAGATGGAAACCACGCTGCGGCGCGAGCGCGCCAATATCATCGCCCGCATCAAGAACGACTACGACGCCGCCGCCCGCCGCGAGAAAATGCTCGAAGACAGCTACCGGCGGCAGATGCAGAACGTCTCCGACAACTCGACGAAGTCGATCTACTACGGCCTGCTGAAGCGCGAAGTGGAAACTAACCGCCGCCTCTACGATGAACTGCTGCAGAAGATGAAGGAGCTCAGCATCGGGCAGGCGCTGCCGACGAGCAACATCCGCGTGCTCGATCCGGCCGACGTCCCCTACGCGCCCTACAAGCCGCGTCACGCGCAGAACATGGCCCTCGGCCTCGCCGCCGGGCTGATTCTCGGATGTCTCTTCGTGTTCACCAGCGACCATGTGAACCGCAGCCTCAAGGCGCCCGGCGAGGCGTCGTACTACCTCAAGGTGCCCGAGCTCGGCGTCATTCCGTCATCGGAAGCGGTCGCCCCGGCCAAGCTGCCGAAGATCGATACCGACAACGGATTCATGCCGCTGCAGGAAGGCGTGAACGGGGCGTGGTCGGCCAACGGCGCCGGTTCGGTGGAGCTGATCACGTGGCAGGACCGGCCGTCGGTGGTGGCCGAAAGCTACCGTTCGACTCTGGCCTCGATCCTGGCGGCGCGCGGCCTGAAAGATCGTCCGCGGGTGATCCTGGTGACCAGCGTCGACCGCGGCGAAGGCAAGAGCACCACGGTGAGCAACCTGGGAATCGCGCTCGCCGAGATCAACCAGCGGGTGCTGCTGCTCGACGCCGACCTGCGCAAGCCGCACCTCCACAAGATCTTCAATCTCCCCAACGCCTGGGGATTGAGCAACCTGCTCCGGGAACGCATCTCGCTCAAGGATTCGCCGATCGAGGCGCTCGTGAAGCCCACCGATATCGAGAACCTGTACCTGCTGCCGAGCGGGCCGGGGACGGTGAGCATCGCCAACCTTCTGTATTCCAACCGCATGGCCGAACTGATCGACCGTTTGCGGGGCGAGTTCGACACCGTGATCATCGATACGCCGCCGATGCTGTATCTTTCCGACGCGCGGGTGCTCGGCCGGCTGGCCGACGGAGCGATCCTCGTGCTGCGGGCCGGCAAGACCACGCGCGACGCCGCCATGATCGCCAAACAGCGGTTGAACGACGACGGGATCCACATTCTCGGCACCGTGCTCAACGGCTGGAATCCGAAGGACAAGAACCGGTATGGATATTACCGGTACAACTACACGTCGGACAACAGTTAG
- a CDS encoding SLBB domain-containing protein, whose translation MSGKEGSIQMMSKRRGMYGAGLLAAALLLAGGALGAEERRSAANEVVVGPDDTVTISALDFEEINKAWRVSSSGDLNLPLLGRVQAAGMTVRELESELTRRAKKYFHQPQIVAYVSESRSQPVTVTGPVNKPGTVQLQGSHTLFDVIAAAGGTKDAGDTITVTRAVDSGPIDYPTVKKDETGRFYVVELPLREVVAGGTRESALAMRANDMVSVSEVKKPKTVYVTGEVIKPGAIELVTQDSVSLVRAIAMAGGLSRTAKNKAVLMHVREDGTRTAIAELELGRILKGKVADIELVAGDILVVPSSQMSTLLGTVANSAVMTGIWTLGRL comes from the coding sequence ATGAGCGGTAAGGAGGGATCGATCCAGATGATGTCGAAGCGGAGAGGGATGTACGGCGCGGGCCTGCTGGCCGCGGCGCTGCTGCTGGCGGGCGGCGCGCTTGGCGCGGAGGAACGCCGGAGTGCGGCGAACGAAGTGGTGGTGGGCCCGGATGACACGGTGACGATTTCGGCGCTCGATTTCGAGGAGATCAACAAGGCGTGGCGGGTGAGTTCGTCGGGGGATCTGAATCTCCCGCTGCTCGGGCGCGTGCAGGCGGCCGGCATGACGGTGCGGGAGCTCGAATCGGAGCTGACGCGTCGGGCGAAGAAGTACTTCCACCAGCCGCAGATCGTCGCCTACGTCTCGGAATCGCGGAGCCAGCCGGTGACGGTCACCGGTCCGGTGAACAAGCCGGGCACGGTGCAGTTGCAGGGATCGCACACGCTGTTCGACGTGATCGCGGCGGCCGGGGGCACGAAGGACGCCGGCGACACGATCACGGTGACGCGGGCGGTGGATTCCGGCCCGATCGACTACCCGACGGTGAAGAAGGACGAAACCGGACGGTTCTACGTGGTGGAGCTGCCGCTGCGGGAAGTGGTGGCGGGAGGCACGCGCGAGTCGGCGCTGGCGATGCGGGCCAACGACATGGTCTCGGTTTCGGAAGTGAAGAAGCCGAAGACGGTGTACGTGACCGGCGAAGTGATCAAGCCCGGCGCGATCGAACTGGTGACCCAGGATTCGGTGTCGCTGGTGCGGGCCATCGCGATGGCCGGGGGACTCAGCCGCACTGCGAAGAACAAGGCGGTCCTGATGCACGTCCGCGAGGACGGCACGCGCACGGCGATCGCCGAGCTCGAACTGGGCCGGATCTTGAAGGGGAAGGTAGCGGATATCGAATTGGTTGCCGGAGATATCCTTGTCGTGCCGTCGAGCCAGATGAGCACACTACTGGGCACGGTAGCCAATTCGGCGGTCATGACGGGCATTTGGACGCTCGGCCGCCTGTAG